One genomic segment of Mytilus trossulus isolate FHL-02 chromosome 4, PNRI_Mtr1.1.1.hap1, whole genome shotgun sequence includes these proteins:
- the LOC134715214 gene encoding integrase/recombinase xerD homolog isoform X2 — protein sequence MTRKPGRCFNCGVKGHWKQECPEKQQRKNDKISNIYSLYRNNIEVHVDNLRTKVDTIKSPVNSLRKHINKWKIIQASDYILNVIEKGYMLPLKTLPENVLLDNNRSAKENKSFVTDEIEKLLSKGCISEVFVKPKVVNPLTVAGIGLRDKIKDDVKEAGVDEESELFKYAEHMSSYIVNSRSDNTAKSYFYAFKRWETFIKKHGFQALPAQPVHIALYITYLLDTGATCNTINSAIYSIKWVHEMSNFADPTKNSYLHSLQESAKRVATVKKHKKDPVSLDMLLKLCSMFSDSQDLLVVRDLTMILLSFGGFLRHDEIRSLLCKNVEVKSDYLILYIEKSKTDQYRNGNEVLISKGDTIACPYEIFLKYVNL from the exons ATGACAAGAAAACCAGGCAGATGTTTTAATTGTGGTGTAAAAGGTCATTGGAAACAGGAATGTCCTGAGAAACAGCAAAGAAAAAATGATAAGATAAGtaatatttattctttatataggAATAATATAGAAGTACACGTAGATAATTTACGTACAAAGGTTGATACAATTAAATCACCAGTTAATAGTTTGagaaaacacataaacaaatggaAAATCATTCAAGCAAGtgattacattttaaatgttattgaaaaagGGTATATGTTACCGTTAAAAACTTTACCTGAGAATGTTTTATTAGATAATAATAGATCAgctaaagaaaacaaatcatttgTAACAGATGAAATCGAGAAATTATTATCTAAAGGGTGTATATCAGAAGTATTTGTAAAGCCTAAGGTTGTTAATCCATTAACGGTTGCAG GAATAGGTTTGAGAGACAAAATTAAGGATGATGTTAAAGAAGCCGGAGTAGACGAGGAATCTGAACTTTTCAAGTATGCAGAACATATGTCCAGTTATATTGTGAACAGTAGAAGTGATAATACAGCAAAATCGTACTTTTATGCATTTAAACGTTGggaaacatttattaaaaaacatgGTTTTCAAGCTTTACCAGCACAGCCGGTTCATATagctttatatataacttactTGCTTGACACTGGTGCTACATGTAACACTATTAATTCTGCTATATATAGTATAAAATGGGTGCATGAAATGAGTAATTTTGCAGATCCAActaaaaattcatatttacatTCATTACAAGAATCTGCCAAGAGGGTGGCTACTGTTAAGAAACACAAGAAGGATCCCGTTTCATTAGatatgttattgaaattgtGTAGCATGTTTTCAGATAGCCAAGATTTACTTGTGGTTCGCGATTTAACAATGATTTTACTGTCTTTTGGTGGGTTTTTGCGTCACGATGAGATTAGATCTCTTTTGTGTAAAAATGTTGAAGTTAAatcagattatttaattttgtatatagagAAGAGTAAGACTGACCAGTATCGTAATGGTAATGAGGTTTTAATTTCCAAGGGGGATACCATTGCTTGTCCATAtgagatatttttgaaatatgtaaatCTTTAA
- the LOC134715214 gene encoding uncharacterized protein LOC134715214 isoform X1 — translation MTRKPGRCFNCGVKGHWKQECPEKQQRKNDKISNIYSLYRNNIEVHVDNLRTKVDTIKSPVNSLRKHINKWKIIQASDYILNVIEKGYMLPLKTLPENVLLDNNRSAKENKSFVTDEIEKLLSKGCISEVFVKPKVVNPLTVAGNKAKLRLVLDCRHINPHLYQFRYKYEDATVARKLFSKGIGLRDKIKDDVKEAGVDEESELFKYAEHMSSYIVNSRSDNTAKSYFYAFKRWETFIKKHGFQALPAQPVHIALYITYLLDTGATCNTINSAIYSIKWVHEMSNFADPTKNSYLHSLQESAKRVATVKKHKKDPVSLDMLLKLCSMFSDSQDLLVVRDLTMILLSFGGFLRHDEIRSLLCKNVEVKSDYLILYIEKSKTDQYRNGNEVLISKGDTIACPYEIFLKYVNL, via the exons ATGACAAGAAAACCAGGCAGATGTTTTAATTGTGGTGTAAAAGGTCATTGGAAACAGGAATGTCCTGAGAAACAGCAAAGAAAAAATGATAAGATAAGtaatatttattctttatataggAATAATATAGAAGTACACGTAGATAATTTACGTACAAAGGTTGATACAATTAAATCACCAGTTAATAGTTTGagaaaacacataaacaaatggaAAATCATTCAAGCAAGtgattacattttaaatgttattgaaaaagGGTATATGTTACCGTTAAAAACTTTACCTGAGAATGTTTTATTAGATAATAATAGATCAgctaaagaaaacaaatcatttgTAACAGATGAAATCGAGAAATTATTATCTAAAGGGTGTATATCAGAAGTATTTGTAAAGCCTAAGGTTGTTAATCCATTAACGGTTGCAGGTAACAAGGCAAAACTTAGATTAGTGCTTGACTGTCGTCACATCAATCCACATTTATATCAGTTTAGATATAAATATGAAGATGCAACTGTTGCAAGAAAATTGTTTTCTAAGG GAATAGGTTTGAGAGACAAAATTAAGGATGATGTTAAAGAAGCCGGAGTAGACGAGGAATCTGAACTTTTCAAGTATGCAGAACATATGTCCAGTTATATTGTGAACAGTAGAAGTGATAATACAGCAAAATCGTACTTTTATGCATTTAAACGTTGggaaacatttattaaaaaacatgGTTTTCAAGCTTTACCAGCACAGCCGGTTCATATagctttatatataacttactTGCTTGACACTGGTGCTACATGTAACACTATTAATTCTGCTATATATAGTATAAAATGGGTGCATGAAATGAGTAATTTTGCAGATCCAActaaaaattcatatttacatTCATTACAAGAATCTGCCAAGAGGGTGGCTACTGTTAAGAAACACAAGAAGGATCCCGTTTCATTAGatatgttattgaaattgtGTAGCATGTTTTCAGATAGCCAAGATTTACTTGTGGTTCGCGATTTAACAATGATTTTACTGTCTTTTGGTGGGTTTTTGCGTCACGATGAGATTAGATCTCTTTTGTGTAAAAATGTTGAAGTTAAatcagattatttaattttgtatatagagAAGAGTAAGACTGACCAGTATCGTAATGGTAATGAGGTTTTAATTTCCAAGGGGGATACCATTGCTTGTCCATAtgagatatttttgaaatatgtaaatCTTTAA
- the LOC134715212 gene encoding titin-like, whose protein sequence is MAKLIFFVIFLVYGLPNIFARRNSREDLYNEWPGYGLQQNLLRHTRTANGISSAGPKKPTTGTSSAGPKQPTTGPSEKIKSQVLQLLNSKADGKSEIKAIEPIEFKKGAITKGIPTIPRSTGKKSKVVITKNGQTSKKNKTLTSLQTEIKKLQKKITPKPKSTTVSQKATVTNVVKSKNPKSKATSTKIKKKEVKKSKKIINKPTKATSKSGTKKVTKANSKKTKKGSKKKSSKKNVTKAKSKKNGKVTKTEKIKEDTKYKSGKEKIKTKTITNVLSNGTKKKNDTKKGIKNDPKKKKVNVKINLKTAAKKLIVKPIKIKLKQPAIKNVIAKLKKVKKIETKKLLKKLEKVKVAETSKLDLKIGKIKETQSKKIKDEPKKIQKVETKKLNNLLDKMKKVEKVKLADKLKTIKHDETKKLNVKLEKIKQLKTKELKADSQKVQKIEAKNIKTELKKVKNAEIKKLDTKLESIKQAKTENLKAKLEKVKEAKISVIKTKPKKKQQAKINKLNTKLEKMKEVGKNKINAELKQIKQAKKNEIVAKVEKIKQAKIEKIEAIPKKIEETQAKIIKAKLQEMKQEETKKLDNKLKQIEQVKTKSLNAKINNIKQKETSNIKTEPKDKQQTKINKLNTKLKEIKQVEKKKIVAKLNEIKQAKKSEIKVELKEIKKAAKKLDTKLEKTKQVETKKLTAKIKHIKQEKMNDVKEKLKKVVQVAKIKIKSEPKKVQAVKRKELKAKVKKLKKAETKKVKDKIVKIKKAETKKIKAKLEKIKEVGTKKIEKKLKKMESKPIVITTPTVTAVQKVKLVKKIKQAKENLKTELKKEKKVETKDLTAKLKNIKQDKMEKVKEKLEKVKQVAIKKISTKPKKVQAVKKIELKAKLKELKKVETKKVKEKIKEIKKVETKKIKANLDKLKKVETKKIKKMVKEMKKSPIVISKAITGEKIKSLTTQPIKSVQLNSKAKDLKSDIQAILKGKTSDIISPTTSKLDKAMNLSTEIGKIKHPKSEILKEELNKLKQEVKTKELKNKLDRIQEVKSKKIETKLEKLKQVKTKKLKTELKKMKQAETKLLKNKIKELGQAKTMKLKAKIEKMEKQKTKKLKTKLKKLEKDKMKKLKVAVKKLEKATEKKLKAAAEKIKKANEKTLKAELKRKQATEQINNKTNIQEKSALNKMMKMIKTLKSEQKKIDAQPLNGTKVISEIKEKQGNITKTINKEKKKPTKKGVVKIVTKIVKGKALKKDAIIGQILEPTSNSKTTKSVNKAILKNMFGGKASSDKKKPKQKAAEKLLKKLVIAEVKKENVLGKKIKPSAKKQLLKAIIKDVKKIVKGKALEKKTTTEILKSIQNKTPLQKEIMKNVKKIVKGNELKQIKIAGKAASKKETLLNMFGGKSNSDKKKPKQKAAEKLLKKLVIAEVKKEKVFGKKTKASAKKQLMKAIIKDVKKIVKGKELKKKTTTEILNSIKNKTPLQKEIMKDVKKIVKGNALKQNKSAGKPVSKKKTLKNLFGKESNSDKKKPKQKAAEKLVKKLVIAEVKKEKVFQKTTPSEKKQLMKAILKDVTKIVKGKELKKKTTTEILKSIKKNTPLHKKIMKDVKKIVKGNALKQNVLTGKPVSKKTAIQNLFGGKSSSDKKKPKQKAAEKLVKKLVKAEIKKEKVFQKTKPSEKKQLMKAILKDVTKIVKGKDLKKKTTTEILKSIKKNTPLHKKIMKDVKKIVKGNALKQNILAGKPISIKKTLKNLFGGKSSSDKKKPKQKAAEKLVKKLVKAEIKKEKVFQKTKPSEKKQLMKAILKDVTKIVKGKDLKKKTTTEILKSIKKNTPLHKKIMKDVKKIVTGNAQKQNILAGKPISKKTTLKNLFGEESNSDKKKPKQKAAEKLVKKLVIAEVKKEKVFQNTKPSEKKQLMKAILKDVTKIVKGKALKKKTTTEILKSIKKSTPLHKKIMKDVKKIVKGNAQKQNILAGKPVSKKQAKPVSKKQTLQNMFGVKSNSDKKKPKQKAAEKLLKKLVIAEVKKEKVFGKKTKPSEKKQLMKAIIKDVKKIVKGKALKKKTTTEILKSIKNKTPLQKEIMKDVKKIVKGDALKQNKLAEKPGLKKKTTLNKAILKDVKKFVKGSALKQNKVAGILGSKKKTPLNKAILNDVKKFVKGKALKQNKLAGILGSKKKTPLKIAILKDVKKFVKGGALKQNKIAGILGLKKKTPIHKAIVKDVKKMVKGKALKKNKLTKMFDSKKKRPLHKVIMKDVKKMVKQKALKKNGTKPKVKSGGKNDTLSVLKKLIAKKPAEITANNTANTTANAIIKKATGTILEKGFQVKKEANLIKSKIEKMLYRANTMKKGASPKLALKIEKMADTIKNQVDEIVTEKNKENSVSMDGLYGANSPMYSNLMHLEVDLLKLLDYMEHSQVKMGDTFQSKELKKELKSATSNDVNVFNKQLGTVMKKMQGIDKKIKEEHKNIIG, encoded by the exons ATGGCAAAACtgattttctttgttattttcctGGTTTATGGACTGCCTAACATCTTTGCAAGGCGCAATTCAAGAGAAGACTTATATAATGA ATGGCCAGGATACGGACTACAGCAAAATCTTCTACGACATACACGCACAGCCAATGGTATATCTTCGGCAGGTCCAAAGAAGCCAACGACTGGTACATCTTCGGCAGGTCCAAAGCAGCCAACGACTGGTCCATCTGAAAAAATCAAATCGCAAGTTTTACAGCTGCTCAACTCTAAGGCGGATGGAAAATCTGAGATAAAAGCGATCGAACCTATAGAGTTTAAAAAGGGGGCAATCACGAAAGGAATCCCAACAATACCACGTTCTACTGGGAAGAAGAGTAAGGTAGTAATAACTAAGAATGGTCAGACAagcaagaaaaataaaacactgaCATCCCTACAAACGGAGATTAAAAaactacaaaagaaaataaccCCGAAACCCAAATCAACCACTGTTTCTCAAAAGGCAACGGTAACTAATGTAGTAAAATCAAAGAATCCAAAGTCAAAAGCAACTTCAACcaagataaaaaagaaagaagtgaagaaatcgaaaaaaattataaacaaaccCACCAAAGCAACATCTAAGTCAGGCACAAAGAAAGTGACTAAAGCTAATTCAAAGAAGACCAAGAAAGGAAGTAAAAAGAAGTCAAGCAAAAAGAATGTGACTAAAGCTAAGTCAAAAAAGAATGGTAAAGTAACAAAGACAGAGAAGATAAAGGAAGACACTAAATATAAGTCTGGGAAAGAGAAGATTAAAACTAAGACTATAACAAACGTACTTAGTAAtggaacaaagaaaaagaatgaTACAAAAAAAGGAATTAAGAATGAtccaaagaaaaagaaagtgaATGTAAAGATAAACCTTAAAACTGCAGCTAAGAAACTCATTGTTAAACCAATcaagataaaattaaaacaaccaGCAATAAAGAATGTTATTGCTaagttaaaaaaagttaaaaagatagAAACCAAAAAACTTCTTAAAAAGCTTGAGAAAGTGAAAGTAGCTGAAACCAGTAAACTCGATTTGAAGATTGGAAAAATAAAGGAAACTCAAtctaagaaaataaaagatgagCCGAAGAAGATACAAAAGGTTGAAACTAAGAAACTTAACAATCTGcttgataaaatgaaaaaagttgaaaaagtgAAACTAGCCGACAAGCTTAAGACAATAAAACATGATGAAACAAAGAAACTAAATGTTAAGctcgaaaaaataaaacaacttaaaaCAAAGGAACTCAAAGCTGATAGTCAGAAGGTACAAAAGATTGAAGCAAAGAATATTAAAACAGAGCTAAAGAAAGTGAAAAACGCTGAAATAAAGAAACTCGATACCAAACTTGAAAGCATAAAACAGGCTAAAACAGAGAATCTTAAGGCAAAACTTGAGAAGGTAAAAGAGGCTAAAATATCAGTTATCAAAACTAAACCTAAGAAAAAGCAACAggctaaaataaataaactcaacaCTAAGTTGGAGAAAATGAAAGAGGTtgggaaaaataaaataaatgcagaaCTTAAACAAATCAAGCAGGCGAAGAAAAATGAAATCGTTGCAAAGGTAGAGAAAATTAAACAGGCTAAAATAGAGAAAATCGAAGCTATACCTAAGAAGATAGAGGAGACACAAGCAAAGATTATCAAAGCTAAGCTACAGGAAATGAAACAGGAAGAAACAAAGAAACTCGATAACAAACTGAAGCAAATTGAACAAGTCAAAACAAAGTCCCTCAATGCAAAGATTAATAACATAAAACAGAAGGAGACAAGTAATATCAAGACGgaaccaaaagacaaacaacagactaaaataaacaaactcaATACTAAgcttaaagaaataaaacaggtggaaaaaaagaaaattgttgctaagcttaatgaaataaaacaggccaaaaaaagtgaaatcaagGTAGAGCTTAAGGAAATAAAGAAGGCTGCAAAGAAACTCGACACCAAGCTTGAGAAAACAAAACAGGTTGAAACAAAGAAACTAACTGCTAAGATTAAACACATAAAACAGGAAAAAATGAATGACGTCAAGGAAAAACTTAAGAAAGTAGTACAGGTTgcgaaaataaaaataaaatcagaacCCAAGAAAGTACAGGCAGTTAAAAGAAAAGAACTGAAGGCTAAAgttaagaaattgaaaaaagcaGAAACAAAGAAAGTCAAGGATAAGATTGTAAAGATCAAGAAAGctgaaacaaagaaaatcaaagCTAAGCTAGAGAAGATAAAAGAAGTTGGAACAAAGAAAATCGAGaagaaattgaagaaaatgGAAAGTAAACCAATTGTTATTACCACCCCAACTGTTACGGCAGTTCAGAAAGTCAAACTcgttaagaaaataaaacaagctAAAGAGAATCTCAAAACTGAGCTCAAGAAAGAAAAGAAGGTTGAAACAAAGGACCTAACTGCTAagcttaaaaacataaaacaggATAAAATGGAAAAAGTCAAGGAAAAACTTGAGAAGGTAAAACAggttgcaattaaaaaaatcagtacaAAACCTAAGAAAGTGCAAGCAGTCAAAAAAATCGAACTTAAGGCTAAACTGAAGGAATTAAAGAAAGTTGAAACAAAGAAAGTGAAAGAAAAGATTAAGGAGATCAAGAAAgttgaaacaaagaaaatcaaagCTAATCTAGATAAACTAAAAAAGgttgaaacaaagaaaatcaagaaaatggTGAAGGAAATGAAAAAATCCCCTATCGTTATAAGTAAAGCTATTACAGGAGAAAAGATAAAGTCCTTGACAACTCAGCCAATTAAATCAGTGCAACTTAATTCGAAAGCAAAGGATCTAAAATCAGACATCCAGGCAATACTTAAAGGAAAGACATCGGACATCATTTCACCAACGACATCAAAACTCGATAAAGCAATGAATCTGTCAACAGAAATTGGGAAAATTAAACATCCAAAATCAGAAATTCTCAAAGAAGagttaaataaattgaaacaaGAAGTTAAAACAAAGGAACTAAAAAATAAGCTAGATCGAATACAAGAagttaaaagcaaaaaaatcgAGACCAAACTTGAGAAGTTGAAACaggttaaaacaaaaaaactcaaaactgaacTTAAAAAGATGAAACAGGCTGAAACAAAGTTACTCAAAAATAAGATTAAGGAATTGGGACAGGCAAAAACAATGAAACTCAAAGCTAAGATTGAGAAGATGGAAAAgcaaaaaacaaagaaactcaAAACAAAGCTTAAGAAGTTGGAAAAGGATAAAATGAAGAAACTAAAAGTTGCAGTAAAGAAATTAGAGAAGGCTACCGAAAAGAAACTCAAAGCTGCGGcggagaaaataaaaaaagctaaCGAAAAGACACTCAAAGCAGAACTTAAGAGAAAGCAAGCTACTGAGCAAATAAACAATAAGACCAACATTCAAGAAAAGAGTGCATTAAATAAGATGatgaaaatgattaaaacattgaaaagtGAGCAAAAGAAAATTGACGCACAACCACTAAATGGCACAAAAGTAATAtctgaaattaaagaaaaacaaggTAATATTACGAAGacaatcaacaaagaaaaaaagaaacctACGAAGAAAGGAGTGGTTAAAATTGTAACGAAAATTGTGAAAGGTAAAGCATTGAAAAAAGATGCTATAATAGGACAAATATTGGAACCAACATCAAATTCAAAGACAACCAAAAGTGTTAATAAGGCAatacttaaaaatatgtttggaGGAAAAGCAAGTTCTGACAAGAAAAAACCTAAACAGAAAGCAGCGGAAAAATTGTTGAAGAAACTCGTGATAGCAGAAGTTAAGAAGGAGAATGTgcttggaaaaaaaataaagcctAGTGCGAAAAAACAACTTTTGAAAGCAATAATTAAGGACGTGAAAAAGATTGTTAAAGGGAAAGCACTGGAGAAAAAAACGACAACAGAAATACTTAAGTCTATACAAAATAAGACACCTTTACAAAAGGAAATTATGAAGAATGTAAAAAAGATTGTTAAAGGGAACGAActgaaacaaatcaaaattgCAGGAAAAGCTGCCTCGAAAAAGGAGACACTTCTAAATATGTTTGGGGGCAAATCAAATTCTGACAAGAAAAAACCTAAACAGAAAGCAGCAGAAAAATTGTTGAAGAAACTCGTTATAGCAGAAGTCAAGAAGGAGAAGgtgtttggaaaaaaaaccaaggcTAGTGCTAAAAAACAACTTATGAAAGCAATAATTAAGGACGTGAAAAAGATTGTTAAAGGGAAAgaactgaagaaaaaaacaactacaGAAATActtaattcaataaaaaataagacacCTTTACAGAAAGAAATTATGAAGGATGTAAAAAAGATTGTTAAAGGAAACGcactgaaacaaaataaatctgcAGGAAAACCTGTCTCGAAAAAGAAGACACTTAAGAATTTGTTTGGGAAGGAATCAAATTCTGACAAGAAAAAACCTAAACAGAAGGCAGCGGAAAAATTGGTGAAGAAACTCGTCATAGCAGAAGTCAAGAAGGAGAAGGTGTTTCAAAAGACAACGCCTAGTGAGAAAAAACAACTTATGAAAGCAATACTTAAGGACGTGACAAAGATTGTTAAAGGGAAAgaactgaagaaaaaaacaactacaGAAATACTTAAGTCGATAAAAAAGAACACAcctttacataaaaaaattatgaaggatgtaaaaaaaattgtaaaaggaAACGCACTGAAACAAAATGTACTTACAGGAAAACCTGTCTCGAAAAAGACGGCgattcaaaatttgtttgggGGAAAATCAAGTTCTGACAAGAAAAAGCCTAAACAGAAAGCAGCGGAAAAATTGGTGAAGAAACTTGTAAAAGCAGAAATCAAGAAGGAGAAGGTGTTTCAAAAGACAAAGCCAAGTGAGAAAAAACAACTTATGAAAGCAATACTAAAGGACGTGACAAAGATTGTAAAAGGGAAagacctaaagaaaaaaacaactacaGAAATACTAAAGTCTATAAAAAAGAACACAcctttacataaaaaaattatgaaggaTGTAAAAAAGATTGTTAAAGGAAACGCACTGAAACAAAATATACTTGCAGGAAAACCTATCTCGATAAAGAAGACACTTAAAAATTTGTTTGGAGGGAAATCAAGTTCAGACAAGAAAAAACCTAAACAAAAAGCAGCGGAAAAATTGGTGAAGAAACTTGTAAAAGCAGAAATCAAGAAGGAGAAGGTGTTTCAAAAGACAAAGCCTAGTGAGAAAAAACAACTTATGAAAGCAATACTAAAGGACGTGACAAAGATTGTAAAAGGGAAagacctaaagaaaaaaacaactacaGAAATACTAAAGTCTATAAAAAAGAACACAcctttacataaaaaaattatgaaggaTGTAAAAAAGATTGTTACAGGAAACGcacagaaacaaaatatactAGCAGGAAAACCTATCTCGAAAAAGACGACACTTAAAAATTTGTTTGGGGAGGAATCAAATTCTGACAAGAAAAAACCTAAACAGAAAGCAGCTGAAAAATTGGTGAAGAAACTCGTCATAGCAGAAGTCAAGAAGGAGAAGGTGTTTCAAAATACAAAGCCTAGCGAGAAAAAACAACTTATGAAAGCAATACTTAAGGACGTGACAAAGATTGTTAAAGGGAAAGcactgaagaaaaaaacaactacaGAAATACTGAAGTCGATAAAAAAGAGCACAcctttacataaaaaaatcatgaaggATGTAAAAAAGATTGTTAAAGGAAAcgcacaaaaacaaaatatacttgCAGGAAAACCTGTTTCGAAAAAACAAGCAAAACCTGTCTCGAAAAAACAGACACTTCAAAATATGTTTGGGGTAAAATCAAATTCTGACAAGAAAAAACCTAAACAGAAAGCAGCGGAAAAATTGTTGAAGAAACTGGTAATAGCAGAAGTCAAGAAGGAGAAGGTGTTTGGAAAAAAGACAAAGCCTAGTGAGAAAAAACAACTTATGAAAGCTATAATTAAGGATGTAAAAAAGATTGTTAAAGGGAAAGcactgaagaaaaaaacaactacaGAAATACTTaaatctatcaaaaataagacacCTTTACAGAAAGAAATTATGAAGGATGTGAAAAAGATTGTTAAAGGAGACGCactgaaacaaaataaacttgCAGAAAAACCTGGTTtgaaaaagaagacaactttaaataaagcaattTTGAAGGATGTGAAAAAATTTGTTAAGGGATCAGCcctgaaacaaaataaagttgCAGGAATACTTGGctcaaaaaagaaaacaccTTTAAATAAAGCAATTTTGAATGATGTGAAAAAATTTGTGAAGGGAAAAGCactgaaacaaaataaacttgCAGGAATACTTGGCTCGAAAAAGAAAACACCCTTAAAGATAGCAATTTTGAAGGATGTGAAAAAATTTGTGAAGGGTGGAGcactgaaacaaaataaaattgcagGAATACTTGGCTTGAAAAAGAAGACGCCTATACATAAAGCAATTGTGAAggatgtgaaaaaaatggtGAAAGGAAAagcactgaaaaaaaataaacttactaAAATGTTTGACTCTAAAAAGAAGAGACCTTTACATAAAGTAATTATGAAggatgtgaaaaaaatggtTAAGCAAAAAGCATTGAAGAAAAATGGGACAAAACCAAAAGTAAAAAGCGGGGGGAAAAACGACACACTAAGTGTTCTTAAAAAACTTATTGCAAAGAAACCAGCCGAAATAACAGCCAATAATACTGCAAACACAACGGCAAACGCAATTATTAAAAAAGCGACCGGAACAATACTGGAAAAGGGATTTCAAGTCAAGAAAGAAGCCAATTTAATCAAATCGAAAATTGAAAAGATGCTATATCGCGCAAATACGATGAAAAAAGGTGCTTCACCAAAATTAgcgttaaaaatagaaaaaatggcTGATACAATAAAGAATCAGGTAGACGAAAtagtaacagaaaaaaataaggagaacAGTGTCTCGATGGACGGTTTATATGGTGCTAACTCTCCTATGTACTCAAATCTGATGCATCTGGAAGTTGATCTCCTAAAACTTTTAGATTACATGGAGCATTCACAAGTGAAAATGGGCGACACGTTTCAGtcaaaagaattgaaaaaagaattgaaaagtGCAACTTCAAACGATGTGAACGTGTTCAATAAACAACTTGGCACAGTCATGAAAAAGATGCAAGGAATTGATAAAAAGATAAAGGAGgaacacaaaaacattattGGATAA